Proteins encoded by one window of Porphyromonas vaginalis:
- a CDS encoding HIRAN domain-containing protein → MSNEIIPVSPELLALIGTEGINALGLPKREIFLLDIVVAGTTFCPIVQELYPTLLPDTVLRMVRQPQNEYDENAIAIYYEEHRIGYVPQELNLVISRLMDAGKEFYARVVQVKKINEWVRISAKLFMIE, encoded by the coding sequence ATGAGTAACGAGATCATACCAGTCAGTCCCGAGCTACTAGCGCTCATTGGCACTGAAGGCATCAACGCATTAGGACTACCCAAGCGGGAGATCTTCCTCCTAGACATCGTAGTCGCTGGGACCACCTTCTGCCCTATCGTACAGGAGCTTTACCCTACGCTACTGCCTGACACAGTGCTACGTATGGTACGACAGCCGCAAAACGAGTACGACGAAAACGCCATCGCCATCTACTACGAGGAGCACCGCATAGGCTATGTGCCACAAGAGCTCAATCTAGTCATATCACGGCTGATGGACGCTGGCAAAGAGTTTTACGCTCGGGTCGTCCAAGTCAAGAAGATCAACGAGTGGGTGCGCATATCGGCCAAGCTCTTTATGATCGAGTAA
- a CDS encoding uroporphyrinogen-III synthase, which translates to MSRIKKILISQPAPLMANPYTEVAEKYQVELDYKQFIRVETVEAKEFRQQRINPLDYTAIVFTSRTAILHFFTLMKEMRITMPDTMKYYCSSEMSAPYLQKFVNYRKRKVFFSPTGRTEDLVKVIVKHKGEKYLLPVAEEHSAKLSDLLTEAGIDYTKSVMYRTIPRELELEKPLPYDMIIFFSPVGITSLFENVPDFKQEDMIIATVGPKTAQKAEELGLRVDIKSTGSRQDPPMPKLLHNYLAEQEG; encoded by the coding sequence ATGTCCCGGATTAAAAAAATACTTATTTCTCAGCCCGCTCCACTGATGGCCAATCCCTACACCGAAGTCGCTGAAAAGTATCAAGTGGAGCTTGACTACAAGCAGTTCATTCGTGTCGAGACAGTTGAAGCAAAAGAGTTTCGCCAGCAGCGCATCAATCCATTGGATTACACAGCCATCGTCTTTACCTCTCGTACTGCTATCTTGCACTTTTTCACCCTGATGAAAGAGATGCGCATCACGATGCCAGACACGATGAAGTATTACTGCAGCTCAGAGATGTCCGCGCCATACTTACAGAAGTTTGTCAATTACCGCAAGCGCAAGGTCTTCTTCTCACCGACAGGACGTACCGAAGACCTTGTCAAGGTGATTGTCAAGCACAAAGGGGAAAAGTATCTCCTCCCCGTCGCAGAGGAGCACAGCGCTAAGCTCTCCGACCTGCTGACAGAGGCTGGGATAGACTATACCAAGTCGGTCATGTACCGCACCATACCTCGTGAGCTAGAGCTTGAGAAGCCACTACCTTACGATATGATCATCTTCTTCAGTCCCGTAGGGATCACCTCGCTCTTTGAGAATGTCCCTGACTTCAAGCAAGAGGATATGATCATCGCTACAGTAGGTCCTAAGACCGCACAGAAAGCTGAGGAGCTAGGGCTCAGAGTAGATATCAAGTCTACGGGCAGTCGTCAGGATCCGCCGATGCCTAAGCTACTTCACAACTACCTTGCCGAGCAAGAGGGATGA
- the coaE gene encoding dephospho-CoA kinase (Dephospho-CoA kinase (CoaE) performs the final step in coenzyme A biosynthesis.), producing the protein MTEKQLTSSSTPPRILGLTGGIGAGKSFVGQMLVEAGLPLMDSDAVARGAYTESEQVRQQVVALLGAEVYSPDGKPRYDEIASKVFAPSDAGKSLLHQLEQIIHPYVSERLTAWAMEQDSPEGWVVLESAILWQSGFYRLCDAVVVVTAPEAVRVARVQERDGASREQVQARIDRQASYTFTALQQRYPELPLYQINNDGVQDLEEQVAQLRSHLASL; encoded by the coding sequence ATGACCGAAAAGCAGCTCACCTCCTCCTCAACGCCCCCTCGCATCTTAGGATTGACAGGAGGGATCGGTGCGGGCAAGAGCTTCGTCGGTCAGATGCTTGTCGAGGCGGGGCTACCCCTGATGGATAGTGATGCGGTAGCTCGTGGAGCTTACACCGAGAGCGAGCAGGTGCGTCAACAGGTGGTCGCATTATTAGGTGCAGAAGTTTATAGTCCAGATGGAAAGCCTCGCTATGATGAGATCGCTAGCAAGGTTTTCGCACCATCTGATGCGGGTAAGTCGCTATTGCACCAGCTAGAGCAGATCATTCACCCCTATGTGTCTGAGAGACTGACGGCGTGGGCGATGGAGCAGGATTCCCCCGAGGGGTGGGTCGTCCTAGAGAGTGCTATCTTGTGGCAGTCAGGCTTCTATCGTCTCTGCGACGCTGTGGTCGTCGTGACGGCGCCTGAGGCGGTGCGTGTGGCTCGTGTCCAGGAGCGCGACGGAGCCTCCCGCGAGCAAGTGCAGGCCCGGATCGATCGTCAAGCGTCGTACACCTTTACAGCTCTGCAGCAGAGGTATCCTGAGCTCCCTCTCTATCAGATCAATAATGATGGGGTGCAGGATCTGGAGGAGCAGGTGGCGCAGCTACGCTCCCATCTAGCCTCTCTGTAG
- a CDS encoding HU family DNA-binding protein, with translation MTKAEVVKSIADTTGLDRQEVLQVVEAFMDTVKNAMSQGDNVYLRGFGSFVVKERAEKTARNISKQTTIIVPARKVPTFKPSKAFTAIIK, from the coding sequence ATGACTAAAGCAGAAGTTGTAAAGAGTATAGCTGACACGACAGGCTTAGACCGACAGGAGGTACTACAGGTCGTAGAGGCTTTTATGGATACAGTCAAGAACGCTATGAGCCAGGGAGACAATGTCTACCTCAGAGGCTTTGGTAGCTTTGTCGTCAAGGAGCGCGCAGAGAAGACTGCTCGCAACATATCCAAGCAGACGACGATCATCGTACCAGCTCGCAAGGTTCCTACGTTCAAGCCTTCGAAGGCATTCACAGCCATAATCAAATAG
- a CDS encoding molecular chaperone DnaJ: MNPLACSPEYQRLREQYETLVADYTALVSQYQEMTDHEAPHLSALYMHYFGKLLYTQLRLGLSLATLRFRRSLLQAYINRDEAPDLVEIDKQMAQQRLEFHQLLERKLAQLKAAKEYWDRPHLSSQETKELREIYKTLVKRLHPDLNPHYTEEDKRLFLITVKAYQIGDLPQLRAVLALLNKEKHSEELPSDPETLSAEIEKLREKKSTLEIRMAKRSKSFPFDQEELLSSPVKILEKQAELEAIIQELEASEKELQTIITLMEEYKSHNL; encoded by the coding sequence ATGAACCCGCTCGCATGCTCTCCAGAGTATCAGAGGCTTCGGGAGCAGTACGAGACGCTCGTCGCGGACTACACGGCACTCGTCTCCCAGTATCAGGAGATGACCGATCACGAGGCGCCTCACCTATCTGCGCTCTACATGCACTACTTCGGCAAGTTGCTGTACACCCAGTTGCGTCTAGGGCTCTCCTTAGCCACGCTCCGCTTCAGGCGGTCGCTCCTGCAGGCTTACATCAATCGAGACGAAGCACCCGACCTCGTCGAGATAGACAAGCAGATGGCGCAGCAGCGGCTAGAGTTTCATCAGCTCCTGGAGCGAAAGCTAGCTCAACTCAAAGCGGCTAAGGAGTATTGGGACAGGCCGCACCTCTCTTCCCAAGAGACCAAAGAGCTCAGAGAGATCTACAAGACCCTAGTCAAGCGACTCCACCCAGACCTCAACCCACACTATACGGAGGAGGACAAGCGACTCTTTCTAATCACGGTGAAGGCTTATCAGATCGGAGACCTACCGCAGCTACGAGCTGTGCTGGCTCTACTAAATAAGGAGAAGCACTCGGAGGAGCTCCCCTCAGATCCTGAGACGCTCTCGGCTGAAATCGAAAAACTACGAGAGAAGAAGAGTACCCTCGAGATTAGGATGGCCAAGCGGTCGAAAAGCTTCCCATTTGATCAAGAAGAGTTGCTGTCAAGCCCCGTAAAGATACTAGAGAAGCAAGCTGAGCTAGAAGCAATCATACAGGAGCTCGAAGCGAGCGAGAAGGAGCTGCAGACGATCATCACACTGATGGAGGAATATAAGTCACATAATCTATGA
- a CDS encoding CdaR family protein, translating to MRLNLTPKPRTGGDPVVRKQRVPRLRRLLGIAVWVLLATALWFMQTLSRGTTSIVHVPIVYEEMPGEIGLEGDQPTALDVSVSAKGSQLLFRWMKGVPPISLSMPQRVPQGGRILFSSAVLTQKVRESLGSSIQIRDIYPNQISLRAYPLQRKEVPVVNHVSASAKDGYMVLPLTMTPTTVELYGSREALAGISEIHTKALTYKNLSQDKAVRVPFEEIPHVYTSPDSVQLQISVVELTERRIELPVEALNTPSGFVAKLLPARVSLTLTMPITDYNKPIGDKVSVVVDLQQLAEAVQQGEKRPEMLPVRVEGLPDWVVRAMPSPKAVQYILETAEP from the coding sequence GTGCGACTCAATCTGACCCCTAAGCCTCGCACAGGTGGAGATCCTGTGGTGCGTAAGCAGCGTGTTCCTCGCTTGAGACGACTGCTGGGGATCGCTGTATGGGTACTCTTAGCGACCGCCTTATGGTTTATGCAGACGCTCTCACGTGGCACGACCTCGATAGTCCATGTACCAATCGTATATGAGGAGATGCCGGGAGAGATAGGACTAGAGGGGGATCAGCCGACGGCGTTAGATGTCAGCGTCTCGGCAAAAGGCTCTCAGCTCCTCTTCCGCTGGATGAAGGGCGTGCCTCCGATTTCGCTCTCTATGCCACAGCGAGTGCCGCAGGGAGGGCGCATCCTCTTTAGCAGTGCCGTCTTGACACAGAAGGTGCGGGAGAGCCTGGGGAGCTCTATACAGATCCGAGACATCTATCCTAATCAGATTTCGCTGCGCGCATATCCTCTCCAGAGGAAAGAGGTGCCAGTGGTGAACCATGTGTCGGCCTCTGCAAAGGATGGCTATATGGTACTGCCGCTGACGATGACTCCTACGACGGTCGAGCTGTATGGTAGTCGTGAAGCCCTGGCGGGGATTAGCGAGATACATACCAAAGCGTTGACCTACAAGAACCTGTCGCAAGACAAAGCGGTGCGGGTGCCGTTTGAAGAGATCCCCCACGTCTATACCTCGCCCGATAGTGTGCAGTTGCAGATCTCAGTCGTCGAGCTGACGGAGAGACGCATCGAGCTACCTGTCGAGGCGCTTAACACACCCTCAGGCTTTGTCGCTAAGTTGCTCCCAGCTCGTGTCTCTCTGACCCTGACGATGCCTATCACAGACTACAATAAGCCTATCGGGGACAAGGTCTCGGTGGTGGTCGATCTGCAACAGCTCGCAGAAGCTGTGCAGCAGGGCGAGAAACGACCGGAGATGCTACCCGTGAGAGTCGAGGGACTACCCGACTGGGTGGTGCGCGCTATGCCCTCTCCCAAGGCGGTACAGTATATCCTAGAGACTGCTGAGCCGTAG
- the rpsT gene encoding 30S ribosomal protein S20 gives MANHKSTLKRIRQSSTRRLRNRYASKTSRTMIKQFRAMTDRQEAEQALPKVYSTLDRLARKNIIHRNKAANLKSKLALHLNSL, from the coding sequence ATGGCAAATCATAAATCAACGCTGAAGAGAATCCGTCAGAGTTCCACGCGTCGCCTTCGCAATCGCTATGCGAGCAAGACGTCGCGTACGATGATCAAGCAGTTTCGTGCCATGACCGATCGTCAGGAAGCTGAGCAGGCTTTGCCGAAGGTATATTCTACGCTAGATCGTCTAGCTCGTAAGAATATCATTCATCGCAATAAGGCTGCGAATCTGAAGTCCAAGCTGGCTCTTCACCTCAATTCTCTCTAG
- a CDS encoding NAD(+)/NADH kinase, with translation MDRHKINTIAVYGSHATMRLTDDVTALLTALAEHGVDLYIEAPLWEALQQAGIPEGYPQMWPGGEMPYGDIALSLGGDGTLLRAVHKLRDVELPIWAINCGHLGFMTEMEPREALHHLDDLLAGQYDIETRSLIDVSVAGEHVGTALNDLAVQKRETGSIIKIRVDLDGDLLAEYAADGLVVSTPSGSTAYALSLGGPIVTPQCQTLLLVPIAPHTLNMAPLIFPDTSVLTMRVSSLHPTFSIVIDGNLRVYDCGVEIVARKSDKRAHLLRLSHKPYAQVIREKLLWGRDLR, from the coding sequence ATGGATAGGCACAAGATAAATACGATAGCAGTGTATGGGAGCCACGCTACAATGCGGCTCACGGACGATGTGACGGCACTACTGACGGCACTCGCAGAGCATGGTGTAGACCTTTACATAGAGGCACCGCTCTGGGAGGCGCTGCAACAGGCGGGCATCCCTGAGGGTTATCCGCAGATGTGGCCGGGTGGCGAAATGCCCTATGGCGACATAGCTCTGAGTCTCGGAGGGGATGGTACCCTCCTGCGAGCTGTGCACAAGCTGCGAGATGTGGAGCTGCCTATATGGGCGATCAACTGCGGGCACCTCGGCTTTATGACCGAGATGGAGCCACGAGAAGCTCTGCATCATCTTGATGACCTACTGGCTGGGCAATACGATATAGAGACTCGCTCGCTGATCGATGTAAGTGTGGCGGGAGAGCATGTTGGCACGGCACTCAATGATCTAGCGGTGCAGAAACGAGAGACTGGATCTATCATCAAGATACGTGTAGATCTAGACGGCGACTTGCTAGCCGAGTACGCTGCCGACGGCTTGGTCGTGAGCACGCCCTCGGGCTCGACGGCTTATGCGCTCAGCCTGGGAGGTCCTATCGTGACCCCTCAGTGCCAGACGTTGCTGCTGGTGCCGATAGCACCTCACACGCTCAACATGGCTCCGCTCATCTTCCCCGATACCAGTGTGCTGACGATGAGAGTCTCCTCGCTACATCCTACCTTCTCTATCGTGATCGATGGTAATCTGCGGGTCTACGATTGTGGTGTCGAGATCGTTGCTCGCAAGAGTGACAAGCGAGCCCATCTGCTGCGCCTCTCACACAAGCCTTATGCTCAAGTAATTCGCGAAAAGCTCCTTTGGGGTCGTGACTTGAGATAG
- the yajC gene encoding preprotein translocase subunit YajC: MNIFLLQAAQQGAPAWTSLVFFAIIILIFWLFFIRPQSKRQKKLQQERDALAVGDAVITAGGVHGEIRKVNEQTFEVEIARDVRIEIAKSSVYPLGTDPNAR, translated from the coding sequence ATGAATATATTCCTTCTACAAGCAGCACAGCAGGGTGCTCCTGCCTGGACTTCGCTCGTCTTCTTTGCAATCATCATCTTGATCTTCTGGCTTTTCTTCATCCGTCCGCAGAGCAAGCGTCAGAAGAAGCTGCAACAGGAGCGTGATGCGCTCGCTGTAGGCGATGCAGTCATAACGGCTGGTGGTGTGCATGGCGAGATCCGCAAGGTAAACGAGCAGACCTTTGAGGTAGAGATAGCTCGTGACGTGCGCATAGAGATTGCCAAGAGCTCGGTCTATCCGCTCGGCACGGACCCCAACGCCCGCTAA
- a CDS encoding DUF4271 domain-containing protein: MESSVGLWTLTPFGVDRGAEDIILLLLLILLLLPALMQMWVGSLLSRSVDALLYNRGHIFFRSLVHRVSVGTYAILGGLQRHLLVGVTGYLLLRYYAGLPSGELWTTLSQVGLLALCSLILSGLYLGINRLLAGIYLDSAFYLHWVRHYGILEWLWPLPLYLSSLLLLAGVWQGVALWLTISVILLWRLAIIVPTARWLGEAGVTPLLISLYLCSQEMAPLAYLIGFGMLIL; encoded by the coding sequence ATGGAGAGCTCGGTCGGGTTGTGGACGTTGACTCCCTTTGGGGTAGATCGAGGAGCAGAGGATATCATCTTACTATTGCTCCTCATACTGCTCTTACTCCCAGCACTGATGCAGATGTGGGTCGGCTCTCTCTTGTCCCGCTCAGTAGATGCGCTACTATATAATAGAGGACACATTTTCTTTCGCAGCTTAGTACATCGGGTATCTGTCGGTACCTATGCGATCCTCGGAGGGTTGCAACGTCATCTGCTGGTCGGCGTAACTGGTTATCTGCTACTACGCTACTATGCTGGTCTTCCCTCTGGCGAACTGTGGACGACGCTCTCGCAGGTAGGGCTGCTAGCACTCTGCAGCTTGATCCTAAGCGGACTGTACCTAGGTATCAACCGTCTGCTGGCGGGGATCTATCTCGACTCCGCCTTTTACCTACACTGGGTGCGTCACTACGGCATCTTAGAGTGGCTGTGGCCGCTGCCTCTCTATCTGAGCTCCTTGCTGCTACTGGCGGGCGTCTGGCAGGGGGTCGCACTATGGCTGACGATCTCTGTAATCCTCTTATGGCGCCTTGCGATCATCGTGCCCACAGCACGCTGGCTTGGGGAGGCTGGGGTGACTCCTTTGCTTATTTCTTTGTACCTTTGCAGTCAGGAAATGGCTCCTCTTGCCTATCTCATAGGCTTTGGAATGCTGATCCTGTGA
- the yidD gene encoding membrane protein insertion efficiency factor YidD: MLSYPVKFYRHFISPLLPPSCRFTPTCSQYALEALRVHGALKGSWLTIWRLLRCNPFNRHVGYDPVPPRQ, encoded by the coding sequence CTGCTGAGCTATCCTGTCAAGTTTTATCGTCACTTTATCTCACCGCTACTGCCACCCAGCTGTCGCTTTACGCCGACCTGCTCGCAGTACGCACTAGAGGCTCTGAGGGTGCATGGAGCTCTGAAGGGAAGCTGGCTAACTATCTGGAGACTCTTACGGTGTAACCCCTTCAACCGACATGTGGGTTACGACCCCGTGCCACCACGACAATGA
- a CDS encoding TatD family hydrolase, producing the protein MTEAESRKQHRDSPLCNSLEWSGGVAIEEAQLYSIGFHPWSLPPEQSLTALIDQMQSCLASAPQIVAVGECGIDKVRSNATLAEQLVWLEAQMRLACQLHRPILLHAVRAWAEMIELRSQMAQEFAQLPPMVLHGFRARGEVAQMMLSKGFALSFGRRYDAEALHLAYEAKALLVETDEIPNGLTHRKAIEATYTHLAEELATTPEALVSRVVATPFWQQIEG; encoded by the coding sequence GTGACCGAAGCCGAATCCCGAAAGCAACACAGGGATTCGCCTTTATGCAACAGTCTCGAGTGGAGCGGAGGTGTCGCAATCGAGGAGGCCCAGCTCTACTCGATAGGCTTTCATCCCTGGTCACTGCCTCCAGAGCAAAGTCTGACAGCACTCATTGATCAGATGCAGAGTTGCCTGGCGTCTGCTCCTCAGATCGTCGCTGTCGGCGAGTGTGGCATCGACAAGGTGCGGAGCAATGCAACACTCGCAGAGCAACTCGTCTGGCTAGAGGCGCAGATGCGCTTAGCCTGTCAGCTACATCGCCCTATCCTCCTACACGCGGTACGTGCGTGGGCTGAGATGATTGAGCTGCGTAGTCAGATGGCGCAAGAGTTTGCGCAGCTCCCCCCGATGGTGCTACACGGCTTTCGCGCTAGAGGAGAGGTGGCGCAGATGATGCTGAGCAAGGGCTTTGCGCTCTCCTTCGGCCGTCGCTACGATGCTGAGGCTTTGCACTTAGCCTATGAGGCGAAGGCACTCCTCGTCGAGACCGATGAGATCCCCAACGGACTTACGCATCGAAAGGCGATAGAGGCGACCTACACTCACCTCGCCGAGGAACTAGCTACCACGCCAGAGGCTTTGGTAAGCCGAGTGGTGGCGACTCCATTCTGGCAGCAGATCGAAGGTTAA